The following are encoded together in the Deinococcus aerolatus genome:
- a CDS encoding FAD-binding dehydrogenase has protein sequence MTTHDTDIIVIGAGLAGLVAAAEAADAGKRVLLLDQEGGQNLGGQAFWSFGGLFLIDTPEQRRLKIRDSHELAWRDWQTTAGFDRPEDHWPRKWAEAYVDFAAGEKYGWLAAQGVRFFPGVGWAERGGQGASGPGNSVPRFHITWGTGPGVVEPFERRVREHVAAGRIVFKFRHRVRGLNITDGVVHGVHGDILEPSEVLRGEQSSRVVVDDFELNAGAVILTSGGIGGNQALVRKNWPTERLGPAPDFMISGVPKHVDGAAQAMAEAAGAHLINRDRMWHYTEGIRNWNPIWPTHGIRILPGPSSLWLAPDGTRLPYPHYPGFDTLGTLQHITTNGYPYTWFVLNRAIIKKEFTLSGSEQNLDLTDRDLRKVAGRLGRNVAPSVQAFMDQGADFVVRDTLPELVRGMNELTGRDAVDYETVQRVVADRDLQIANPFGKDPQLAVVRGARAFINERLIRIVKPSPLLDPASGPLIAVRLNILTRKTLGGLETDLQARVLGADGEPMPGLYAAGEVAGFGGGGMHGYRSLEGTFLGGCLFSGRVAGRCAAAVN, from the coding sequence ATGACAACGCATGACACCGACATCATCGTGATCGGCGCGGGCCTCGCCGGACTGGTGGCCGCCGCCGAGGCTGCCGACGCCGGAAAGCGCGTGCTGCTCCTCGACCAGGAAGGCGGGCAGAACCTGGGCGGACAGGCGTTCTGGTCCTTCGGAGGACTTTTCCTGATCGACACGCCCGAGCAACGTCGATTGAAGATCCGGGACAGCCATGAGTTGGCGTGGCGCGACTGGCAGACCACCGCCGGGTTTGACCGTCCCGAGGACCACTGGCCGCGCAAGTGGGCCGAAGCCTACGTGGACTTTGCTGCCGGGGAAAAATACGGCTGGCTGGCCGCACAGGGCGTGCGCTTCTTTCCCGGTGTGGGCTGGGCAGAGCGCGGCGGGCAGGGCGCGAGCGGTCCCGGCAACAGTGTGCCGCGTTTCCACATCACCTGGGGCACCGGGCCAGGGGTGGTAGAACCCTTCGAGCGGCGGGTGCGTGAGCATGTTGCGGCGGGACGCATCGTTTTCAAATTCCGCCACCGCGTCCGTGGTCTGAACATAACTGATGGCGTGGTGCATGGCGTCCACGGCGACATTCTTGAACCCTCGGAGGTGCTGCGGGGTGAGCAGAGTTCGCGGGTTGTGGTGGACGACTTCGAGCTGAACGCCGGGGCCGTCATTCTGACCTCTGGCGGCATCGGCGGCAATCAGGCGCTGGTGCGGAAGAACTGGCCCACCGAGCGCCTTGGCCCCGCGCCCGACTTCATGATCTCCGGCGTGCCAAAGCATGTGGACGGCGCGGCGCAGGCGATGGCCGAGGCCGCCGGCGCGCACCTGATCAACCGGGACCGCATGTGGCACTACACCGAAGGCATTCGCAACTGGAATCCCATCTGGCCCACGCACGGCATCCGCATCCTGCCCGGCCCCAGCAGCCTGTGGCTCGCGCCGGACGGCACGCGCCTGCCGTACCCGCACTACCCCGGCTTCGACACCCTGGGTACGCTGCAACACATCACAACGAACGGCTACCCGTATACCTGGTTCGTGCTGAACCGGGCGATCATCAAAAAAGAATTCACCCTCAGCGGCTCCGAGCAGAATCTCGACCTGACGGACCGCGATCTTCGCAAGGTGGCCGGGCGGCTGGGCCGGAACGTGGCCCCTTCCGTCCAGGCGTTCATGGACCAGGGCGCAGATTTCGTGGTGCGCGACACTCTGCCCGAACTGGTGCGCGGGATGAACGAGCTGACGGGCCGCGACGCCGTGGATTACGAGACTGTGCAGCGGGTGGTGGCCGACCGTGACCTCCAGATCGCCAATCCTTTCGGCAAGGACCCACAACTGGCGGTGGTGCGCGGCGCGCGGGCCTTCATCAACGAGCGGCTGATCCGCATCGTCAAGCCCTCGCCGCTGCTGGACCCGGCCTCTGGCCCTCTCATTGCCGTCCGGCTGAACATCCTGACCCGCAAGACGCTGGGGGGCCTGGAAACGGACCTGCAGGCGCGGGTGCTGGGCGCGGACGGCGAGCCGATGCCGGGGCTGTACGCGGCGGGGGAGGTGGCAGGCTTCGGCGGCGGCGGCATGCACGGCTACCGTTCACTGGAGGGCACGTTCCTGGGCGGCTGCCTGTTCAGCGGGCGGGTGGCGGGGCGCTGCGCGGCGGCCGTGAATTAG
- a CDS encoding HAD family hydrolase, whose product MTPYHAVILDLDGTLVDSNDAHARAWVHAFVDEGFSVSFAEVRPLIGMGGDQLVPRLTGVKPDSEPYKRLSNAWKDTFQRSELPTVRAQPGARKLVEELRQRGLDLIIGTSGDETVMETLLMRADVADLIPQRTTASDVDESKPAPDIVQAALKKLGRKPGEVLMVGDTPYDIESATKSGVDTVALRCGGDERLDGAVGIYNDPLDLLAHLDELPLAGAART is encoded by the coding sequence ATGACCCCCTACCACGCAGTCATTCTCGATCTGGACGGCACGCTGGTGGACAGCAACGACGCCCATGCCCGCGCCTGGGTCCACGCCTTTGTTGATGAAGGCTTTTCGGTGTCCTTCGCCGAGGTGCGGCCCCTGATTGGCATGGGCGGCGATCAACTGGTGCCGCGCCTGACCGGAGTCAAGCCGGACAGCGAGCCGTACAAGCGGCTCTCGAACGCCTGGAAAGATACGTTCCAGCGCAGCGAACTGCCGACCGTCCGCGCTCAACCCGGAGCGCGCAAACTGGTGGAAGAACTGCGGCAGCGCGGCCTGGACCTGATCATCGGCACCTCTGGCGACGAGACGGTGATGGAGACCCTTCTGATGCGCGCCGACGTGGCCGATCTGATCCCGCAGCGCACCACCGCCTCGGACGTGGACGAGTCCAAGCCCGCCCCAGACATCGTGCAGGCCGCGCTGAAAAAGCTGGGGCGAAAACCGGGCGAGGTGCTGATGGTGGGTGACACGCCCTATGACATCGAAAGCGCGACAAAGAGCGGCGTGGACACCGTGGCCCTGCGCTGCGGCGGTGACGAGCGGCTGGACGGGGCCGTCGGGATCTACAACGATCCGCTGGACCTGCTGGCCCATCTTGACGAGTTGCCGCTGGCCGGGGCCGCCAGAACTTAA
- a CDS encoding efflux RND transporter periplasmic adaptor subunit: MKRLLPIVTLTALLAACNSPEQGSESAGNDLTSAPAKSTVLSVQVVMAKEGTLNVQRSASAIITAQKDSQVATQSSGTVTQVLVEEGEQVSAGAVVVQLDDTGQQQTLDNARLQVQQAQINLQQTRNTTANASTSLKAAITSAEATLAQAQQNAQSAETLYGLGGISLVDLKAARATLAQAQSGLSSARNNLEQNGRSAQGSVPLQQVALETAQAGVTQAEENLARTAVKAPFAGIVANIGAKVGEFAGQGTPVFRLVDPGSIRAKFSIPSSDAFALSDGTRLNLGYGGVNYVATVQGSPGIAGTNRLVPITARVQGGEQLPVGAAAQVRYRATLGDGVLIPSSAVQVDGGETAVFVAAGDVATRQVVTVIAESGGTLAVRGVEPGQAVINPLPASIQDGAAITVNPAATPDAGAAGDSGAKGQTP, encoded by the coding sequence ATGAAACGGCTGCTTCCCATCGTGACGCTGACCGCGCTGCTGGCCGCGTGCAATTCCCCGGAACAGGGCAGCGAGTCTGCGGGCAACGACCTGACCAGCGCGCCGGCCAAATCCACGGTGCTGAGCGTGCAGGTGGTGATGGCCAAAGAGGGCACCCTGAACGTGCAGCGCAGCGCCAGCGCCATCATCACGGCGCAGAAGGATTCGCAGGTGGCCACCCAGAGCAGCGGCACGGTGACGCAGGTGCTGGTGGAGGAGGGCGAGCAGGTGAGTGCCGGGGCGGTGGTGGTGCAGCTCGACGACACCGGGCAGCAACAGACGCTGGACAACGCCCGGTTGCAGGTGCAGCAGGCCCAGATCAACCTGCAGCAGACCCGCAACACCACTGCCAACGCCAGCACTTCCCTCAAGGCGGCCATCACGTCCGCCGAGGCGACGCTGGCGCAGGCACAGCAAAATGCCCAGAGTGCCGAGACGCTGTACGGGCTGGGCGGCATCAGTCTGGTGGACCTTAAGGCCGCGCGGGCCACGCTGGCGCAGGCGCAGTCTGGTCTGTCCTCGGCCCGCAACAATCTGGAGCAGAACGGGCGCAGCGCCCAGGGCAGCGTGCCGCTGCAGCAGGTCGCGCTGGAAACCGCGCAGGCAGGCGTCACGCAGGCTGAGGAGAACCTGGCCCGCACCGCCGTCAAGGCGCCGTTCGCCGGCATCGTGGCAAACATAGGCGCGAAGGTGGGCGAGTTCGCCGGGCAGGGCACCCCGGTGTTCCGGCTGGTGGACCCCGGCAGCATCCGCGCCAAGTTCAGCATTCCCAGCAGCGACGCCTTCGCGCTCTCGGACGGCACGCGGCTCAATCTGGGTTACGGCGGCGTCAATTACGTGGCCACCGTGCAGGGCAGCCCCGGCATCGCGGGCACGAACCGCCTGGTGCCCATCACCGCGCGCGTCCAGGGCGGCGAGCAGTTGCCGGTGGGTGCGGCGGCCCAGGTGCGCTACCGCGCCACGCTGGGCGACGGCGTGCTGATTCCCAGCAGCGCCGTGCAGGTGGACGGCGGCGAAACGGCAGTGTTCGTGGCCGCAGGTGACGTGGCCACAAGGCAAGTTGTCACGGTGATTGCCGAGTCCGGCGGCACGCTGGCCGTCCGTGGCGTGGAGCCGGGTCAGGCCGTCATCAATCCGCTGCCCGCCAGCATCCAGGACGGCGCGGCCATCACGGTAAATCCGGCGGCGACACCGGACGCAGGCGCAGCAGGCGACAGCGGCGCAAAGGGCCAAACCCCATGA
- a CDS encoding TetR/AcrR family transcriptional regulator, whose amino-acid sequence MARPRTITDEQIVEAAREVFLEQGFAATTAEIARRASISEGTLFKRYASKEDLFEAAVGLHDYAHWRAALLERLGQGEVRRNLEQAFMEFLKEAAAIIPNLMTVLSRGHNPEHNRLLERLGNPVRQDAEVIAQYLRAELNLGRVRPLDAEITALIIMGALTTYVHQEHMLTHAGREPVDTGRFVRGLLDLLWPGLAP is encoded by the coding sequence ATGGCCCGCCCCCGCACGATTACCGATGAACAGATTGTGGAGGCCGCCCGTGAAGTGTTCTTGGAACAGGGTTTTGCCGCGACCACCGCTGAAATAGCCCGCCGCGCCAGCATCTCGGAAGGCACGCTTTTTAAGCGCTACGCCAGCAAGGAAGACCTGTTCGAGGCGGCGGTCGGTCTCCACGACTACGCGCACTGGCGCGCAGCGTTGCTGGAGCGGCTGGGCCAGGGTGAGGTCCGGCGCAACCTGGAACAGGCGTTCATGGAGTTCCTGAAAGAGGCGGCCGCCATCATCCCCAACCTGATGACGGTCCTGTCCCGCGGTCACAACCCCGAGCACAACCGCCTTCTGGAGAGACTGGGCAACCCGGTACGCCAGGACGCCGAGGTCATCGCCCAGTACCTGCGTGCCGAACTGAATCTGGGCCGCGTACGCCCCTTGGACGCCGAGATCACGGCATTGATCATCATGGGCGCGCTGACCACCTATGTCCATCAGGAGCACATGCTGACCCACGCCGGGCGTGAGCCGGTGGACACCGGACGCTTCGTACGCGGCCTGCTGGACCTGCTGTGGCCTGGACTGGCCCCGTGA
- a CDS encoding efflux RND transporter permease subunit translates to MSIHEPDELNAPRGTLPDGTPEPVVNPFVRFSVRNYVFSIGIFVLVALLGLVSVFRLGVELLPNFEVPVLAVSTAYPGANPDQVDREVSRRIEDAVSTLAGVVDINTTSVSNQSAVVITFSDETDIDSAANSVSQAVAAIRGALPGSAEAPVVQKFDPNATPILSLALLGGSARPDDVTAYAEDTLVPRLQRVEGVADVNLSGGPERKIQVLLDPARLQSYNLSPARVTGAIGGSALDLPAGTVTQGGSTTGFSTRNTPRSAADVGRIIVDPATGLRVADVASVRDGSASATSFARVNGQPAVLLSVRKASGTNSVAVTDNVLAAMTAQRLPEGYTLKLANDTTRETRATVSDTFKEFLIAVGAVGVICLLFLGRLNTVFAVILAIPISISAAPLLFGLLGFTFNIISLLAIIVAIGIVVDDSIVVAENVQRYRDMGYSQVRSVLLGASEVFSAVTAASFSLLAVLVPLSFFPGILGQFFSQFGLGIAAAIALSWLESLLFLTVRMAYTTETRPVTWSDLPGVFASLPALLRHSLVGVKTLPGLLGLALGGAVGALALAQTGLPLPVTLVLAVLLAPAVLTALRYVLAVVYAVLEALTGTLHGLTINAVMGTARAYARSLGAALKRPWAVMLVALAFMGSVAVIAPRLGFAFVPQTDSGILSVDLTLPVGTDLATTNALTRQIESRLLAREEVRLVQTSVGSGSLVGGNSANAAGLTLTLVPKEERAALDVLSAEYRTLLQPLVVNRPGAELTVASLQAGPGGSADMTLALTAPNQALLLERNRDVVRLLGQDANIRTVKSSLSATTQERTFTPDATRLSGTGLSASDVAQALRTYNDGAVAGSVRDGDQSVDIVVRLDPALIRDEQSLLSQTVYSPALDANLPLSGLGTFQVGQAPATLSRLNKAYTATLDINLIQGGPNPFAYQAELEKRVSDAGLLTDGVTLGNASAFGSAGLTKDLVFFGPIILITSVLLTYLVLGSQFNSFRYPIYLLLPVPIAIVGALWTLGLFGVNLDVITVLGMVILLGLSTKNSILYLEFVTERARTLPLREALIEAAELRFRPILMTTLTVLVISIPLILGQGDGAEFRRGLGIVILGGVVTSTLLTFYVVPTVFWQFERRRIRPDAQPQVSGTLAPGD, encoded by the coding sequence ATGAGCATCCATGAACCGGACGAGCTGAACGCCCCGCGCGGCACGCTGCCCGACGGCACCCCCGAACCGGTGGTCAATCCGTTCGTGCGCTTCAGTGTCCGCAACTACGTCTTTTCCATCGGCATCTTCGTGCTGGTGGCGCTGCTGGGTCTGGTGTCGGTGTTCCGGCTGGGCGTGGAATTGCTGCCCAACTTCGAGGTGCCGGTACTGGCGGTCAGCACGGCCTACCCCGGCGCAAACCCCGATCAGGTGGACCGCGAGGTCAGCCGCAGGATCGAGGACGCGGTCAGCACCCTGGCCGGCGTGGTGGACATCAACACCACCTCCGTCAGCAACCAGTCGGCGGTGGTGATCACCTTCTCGGACGAGACCGATATCGACTCGGCCGCCAACAGCGTGTCGCAGGCGGTGGCGGCCATCCGCGGCGCCCTGCCGGGCAGCGCCGAGGCCCCGGTGGTCCAGAAGTTCGATCCCAACGCCACCCCGATCCTGTCGCTGGCCCTGCTGGGCGGCAGCGCACGCCCCGACGACGTCACCGCCTACGCCGAGGACACGCTGGTGCCGCGATTGCAGCGCGTTGAGGGCGTGGCTGACGTGAACCTGTCGGGCGGTCCCGAGCGCAAGATTCAGGTGCTGCTCGATCCCGCGCGGCTGCAAAGCTACAACCTGAGCCCCGCCCGCGTCACCGGCGCCATCGGCGGCTCGGCGCTGGACCTGCCGGCCGGAACGGTCACGCAAGGCGGCAGCACCACCGGCTTCAGCACCCGCAACACGCCGCGCAGCGCCGCCGACGTGGGCCGGATCATCGTCGATCCGGCCACCGGCCTGCGCGTCGCCGACGTGGCCAGCGTGCGCGACGGCAGCGCCTCCGCCACGTCGTTTGCGCGGGTCAACGGCCAGCCTGCGGTGCTGCTCTCGGTGCGCAAGGCTTCGGGCACCAATTCGGTGGCCGTGACCGACAACGTGCTGGCCGCCATGACGGCCCAGCGGCTGCCGGAAGGCTACACCCTCAAACTCGCCAACGACACCACCCGCGAGACGCGCGCCACTGTCTCCGACACCTTCAAGGAATTCCTGATCGCCGTGGGCGCTGTCGGCGTGATCTGCCTGCTGTTCCTGGGCCGCCTCAACACCGTCTTTGCCGTGATCCTGGCCATTCCAATCTCGATCAGTGCCGCGCCGCTGCTGTTTGGCCTGCTGGGCTTTACCTTCAACATCATCTCGCTGCTGGCGATTATCGTGGCCATCGGCATCGTGGTGGACGACTCCATCGTGGTGGCCGAGAACGTGCAGCGCTACCGCGACATGGGCTACAGCCAGGTCCGCAGCGTGCTGCTGGGCGCCAGCGAGGTCTTTTCCGCCGTGACCGCCGCGTCGTTCTCCCTGCTGGCGGTGCTGGTGCCGCTGAGCTTCTTCCCCGGCATCCTGGGCCAGTTTTTCAGCCAGTTCGGCCTGGGCATCGCGGCGGCCATCGCGCTGTCATGGCTCGAAAGCCTGCTGTTCCTCACGGTCCGCATGGCCTACACCACCGAGACCAGACCGGTGACCTGGAGCGATCTGCCCGGGGTCTTCGCCAGCCTGCCGGCGCTGCTGCGCCATTCGCTGGTGGGCGTCAAGACCCTGCCCGGCCTCCTGGGACTGGCGCTGGGCGGCGCTGTCGGTGCGCTGGCGCTGGCGCAGACGGGCCTGCCGCTGCCGGTCACCCTGGTGCTGGCCGTCCTGCTGGCCCCGGCGGTCCTCACCGCGCTGCGCTACGTTCTGGCGGTGGTGTACGCCGTGCTGGAGGCACTGACCGGCACCCTGCACGGCCTCACCATCAACGCCGTGATGGGCACGGCCCGCGCCTATGCCCGCAGCCTGGGGGCAGCGCTGAAACGGCCGTGGGCCGTCATGCTGGTGGCCCTGGCCTTCATGGGCAGCGTCGCGGTCATCGCGCCGCGGCTGGGCTTCGCCTTCGTGCCCCAGACCGACAGCGGTATTCTGAGCGTGGACCTGACCCTGCCGGTGGGCACCGATCTGGCCACCACCAATGCCCTGACCCGTCAGATCGAGAGCCGACTGCTAGCCCGCGAGGAGGTCCGGCTGGTGCAGACCAGCGTTGGCAGCGGCAGCCTGGTGGGCGGCAACAGTGCCAACGCAGCGGGCCTAACCCTGACCCTGGTGCCCAAGGAGGAACGCGCCGCGCTGGACGTGCTGAGCGCCGAGTACCGCACGCTGCTGCAGCCGCTGGTGGTCAACCGGCCCGGCGCCGAGCTGACGGTGGCCTCCCTGCAGGCCGGGCCCGGCGGCAGCGCCGACATGACCCTGGCGCTGACCGCCCCCAATCAGGCCCTGCTGCTGGAACGCAACCGGGACGTGGTGCGCCTGCTGGGCCAGGATGCCAACATCCGCACCGTCAAGAGCAGCCTGAGCGCCACCACCCAGGAACGCACCTTCACTCCCGACGCCACCCGGTTGTCGGGCACCGGGCTGAGCGCCAGCGACGTGGCCCAGGCGCTGCGAACCTACAATGACGGCGCGGTGGCCGGCAGCGTGCGCGACGGCGATCAGAGCGTGGACATCGTAGTGCGGCTGGACCCGGCCTTGATCCGCGACGAGCAGAGCCTGCTGTCCCAGACGGTCTACTCGCCGGCCCTGGACGCCAACCTGCCGCTGTCCGGACTCGGCACCTTTCAGGTGGGCCAGGCCCCAGCCACGCTGAGCCGCCTGAACAAGGCTTACACCGCCACCCTGGACATCAACCTGATTCAGGGCGGTCCCAACCCGTTCGCGTATCAGGCCGAGCTGGAAAAGCGAGTGTCAGACGCGGGTTTGCTGACAGACGGCGTGACCCTGGGCAACGCCAGCGCCTTTGGCAGCGCGGGCCTGACCAAGGATCTGGTGTTCTTCGGCCCGATCATCCTGATCACGTCGGTGCTGCTGACCTACCTGGTGCTGGGCAGCCAGTTCAACTCGTTCCGGTACCCCATCTACCTGCTGCTGCCGGTGCCGATTGCCATCGTGGGCGCACTGTGGACCCTGGGACTGTTCGGGGTCAACCTGGACGTGATCACGGTGCTGGGCATGGTGATCCTGCTGGGGCTGTCGACCAAGAATTCAATCCTGTACCTGGAATTCGTGACCGAGCGTGCCCGCACCCTGCCCCTGAGGGAAGCGCTGATCGAGGCCGCGGAGTTGCGCTTCCGTCCGATTTTGATGACCACCCTGACCGTGCTGGTCATCAGCATCCCGCTGATTCTGGGCCAGGGCGACGGCGCAGAGTTCCGCCGGGGCCTGGGCATCGTGATTCTGGGCGGCGTCGTGACCAGCACGCTGCTGACCTTTTACGTGGTGCCTACCGTGTTCTGGCAGTTCGAGCGCCGGCGCATCAGGCCCGATGCCCAGCCGCAGGTCAGCGGCACCCTGGCCCCCGGCGATTGA
- a CDS encoding TolC family protein, with product MTQRFPALALTAFLSLGLLTTGHAQTAPPTTPPSLQQQSPTPGQTQTPAITLGSVLALLRLSPGWQSADLTYRAAQLALDSARTRAGLSLSVGADGSVVKAPWDSGEWKGSSTLNVSASLNVLPWSPARESVRSAERALAAAAVDLRNSRATLTVQAAQAFAGARSAVTGLAQAEAQLSVTTRLRAVAEEQRAQNLITQEAVLERQSALESAQAARDRAARGVGLAAAQLTRVLGQPLALPTDLSRLGGLPDLTPSGDLSALLTRALSARPEIARAEVALADAQAALATAQRNARVPDVTAGVRAGQLSDGQGGSGRTVGGSLNSKTGVLGVQASIPLKDTGEMPSGVTLSLSGTYTLLGGAGAGEQAQAAQGVQQALLGLATARQAVDLDVRTRLSSYQDEVGGLGSLQTALVRAWTALASTRARVDAGLATPLDVVQAELGVSQAQNAVDAQHAAVALAALQLLQATGDLDPVLLGQLPALPTPAAPAQVSSAPPASPPAPSPAPRTPPTESIPPTAAPGGQP from the coding sequence ATGACGCAACGATTCCCCGCGCTGGCGCTCACCGCGTTCCTGAGCCTGGGTCTGTTGACCACCGGCCACGCGCAAACCGCGCCGCCCACCACCCCGCCCTCCCTGCAGCAGCAGTCGCCCACGCCAGGGCAGACGCAGACCCCGGCCATCACACTCGGCAGCGTGCTCGCACTACTGCGTCTATCGCCCGGCTGGCAGTCGGCTGACCTGACCTACCGCGCCGCGCAGCTGGCCCTGGACAGCGCCCGCACCCGCGCGGGGCTGTCGTTGAGCGTGGGGGCCGACGGCAGCGTGGTCAAGGCGCCGTGGGACAGCGGCGAATGGAAAGGCAGCAGCACGCTGAACGTCAGCGCCTCACTGAACGTCCTGCCGTGGTCCCCCGCCCGTGAGTCGGTCCGCAGCGCCGAACGGGCGCTGGCGGCAGCAGCGGTGGACCTGCGCAACAGCCGCGCCACGCTGACGGTCCAGGCCGCACAGGCCTTTGCCGGGGCGCGCAGCGCCGTGACCGGTCTGGCCCAGGCCGAGGCACAGCTGAGCGTGACCACCCGGCTGCGTGCGGTGGCCGAAGAGCAGCGCGCCCAGAACCTGATCACGCAGGAGGCCGTGCTGGAACGTCAATCCGCCCTGGAATCGGCCCAGGCCGCGCGTGACCGCGCGGCGCGCGGCGTGGGTCTGGCGGCCGCGCAATTGACCCGCGTGCTGGGCCAGCCCCTGGCGCTGCCCACAGACCTGAGTCGCCTGGGCGGCCTGCCGGATCTGACGCCCTCAGGTGACCTCAGTGCCCTGCTGACCCGCGCCCTGAGCGCCCGCCCTGAAATCGCGCGGGCCGAGGTGGCGCTGGCCGACGCACAGGCCGCCCTGGCCACCGCCCAGCGCAATGCCCGGGTTCCAGACGTGACAGCCGGGGTCCGCGCCGGACAGCTCAGTGACGGCCAGGGCGGCTCCGGCCGGACCGTCGGTGGCAGCCTGAACAGCAAGACCGGCGTGCTGGGCGTGCAGGCCAGCATTCCCCTCAAGGATACGGGCGAGATGCCCAGCGGCGTCACGCTGTCACTCAGCGGCACCTACACCCTGCTGGGCGGCGCGGGCGCCGGGGAGCAGGCCCAGGCCGCGCAGGGCGTGCAGCAGGCGCTGCTGGGTCTGGCCACCGCCCGGCAGGCCGTGGATCTGGATGTCCGCACGCGGCTGTCCAGTTATCAGGACGAGGTGGGCGGACTGGGCAGCCTCCAGACGGCGCTGGTTCGCGCCTGGACGGCGCTGGCCAGCACCCGCGCCCGCGTGGACGCCGGACTGGCCACGCCGCTGGACGTTGTGCAGGCCGAACTGGGCGTCTCGCAGGCACAGAACGCCGTGGACGCCCAGCACGCGGCGGTGGCGCTGGCCGCGCTGCAACTGCTGCAGGCGACGGGTGACCTTGATCCGGTGCTGCTGGGCCAGCTCCCGGCCCTGCCCACCCCCGCAGCTCCGGCCCAGGTCTCCTCCGCCCCGCCCGCCAGTCCCCCAGCGCCCAGCCCGGCACCACGCACCCCACCCACTGAGTCCATTCCGCCCACAGCTGCCCCCGGAGGCCAACCATGA
- a CDS encoding TolC family protein produces the protein MSKTHRYTTRILTVLLALGLGHAAAQTDATSLTLQSAVSRALASGADVTTARANLQKAQANLRAVRADPTSIITTLTQAEQDNAAAAVTLDGTKLNVAQTVISQYLAAYEAGGRIALNSAQVALDRRNLQIAQARLAARVATQLDVNRAATSLSSNAQALTDAQAQLPVLKAGLARSLGLPTGTALTLADPPAPPRLSSSLSTLQAGLEKRLPSLSQASNGLSFAALQVKLADNDYTPTRTLEDARTAQANAQRSLDDAVKAASTGVRDAYRAVQSAQEQVDIARQQRSNAQTTLTQARARLKAGTAAAVEVQQAEVQAQQTDFAVTQAQNGLWKALAALGAASGVDVTGLAK, from the coding sequence ATGAGCAAAACCCACCGTTACACCACCCGGATTCTGACCGTTCTCCTGGCCCTGGGGCTGGGGCACGCCGCCGCGCAGACCGACGCCACCAGCCTGACCCTGCAGAGTGCGGTCAGCCGTGCGCTGGCCAGCGGGGCGGACGTGACCACCGCCCGCGCCAACCTGCAAAAGGCCCAGGCCAACCTGCGGGCGGTGCGCGCCGATCCCACCAGCATCATCACCACGCTGACGCAGGCCGAGCAGGACAATGCGGCGGCGGCGGTCACCCTGGACGGCACCAAGCTCAACGTCGCCCAGACGGTGATCTCGCAGTACCTGGCGGCCTACGAGGCGGGCGGGCGCATCGCCCTGAACAGCGCGCAGGTGGCGCTGGACAGACGCAACCTGCAGATCGCCCAGGCGCGGCTGGCGGCCAGGGTGGCCACACAACTGGACGTCAACCGCGCCGCTACCAGCCTGAGCAGCAACGCCCAGGCCCTCACTGACGCCCAGGCGCAGCTTCCGGTGCTGAAGGCCGGGCTGGCCCGCAGCCTGGGCCTGCCCACCGGAACGGCGCTGACCCTGGCCGATCCGCCCGCGCCGCCCAGGCTGAGCAGCAGCCTGTCCACCCTGCAGGCCGGGCTGGAAAAACGTCTGCCGTCGCTCAGCCAGGCCAGCAACGGCCTGAGCTTCGCCGCCCTGCAGGTCAAGCTGGCCGACAACGACTACACGCCCACCCGCACCCTGGAAGACGCGCGCACCGCCCAGGCCAATGCCCAGCGCAGTCTGGACGACGCCGTGAAGGCCGCCTCCACCGGCGTGCGTGACGCCTACCGCGCCGTGCAAAGCGCCCAGGAACAGGTGGACATTGCCCGCCAGCAGCGCAGCAACGCCCAGACCACCCTGACCCAGGCCCGCGCCCGGCTGAAGGCCGGAACCGCCGCCGCCGTGGAAGTGCAGCAGGCCGAGGTGCAGGCCCAGCAAACCGATTTCGCGGTGACCCAGGCGCAGAACGGCCTGTGGAAGGCCCTGGCAGCGCTGGGAGCGGCGTCCGGCGTGGACGTGACGGGACTGGCAAAATGA